Proteins encoded together in one Miscanthus floridulus cultivar M001 chromosome 16, ASM1932011v1, whole genome shotgun sequence window:
- the LOC136511604 gene encoding uncharacterized protein isoform X1, with amino-acid sequence MANYLAQFQTIKSTCDRIVIAGPIESSSGPLRAIMAGKSEQKSRKERRKEARSEKHKLRFLSWVEHQGGKKKKPAMPVVEPSPVEGKKPKKEPDGMKKKKRKREAEGKQKPKSNFQEYLEMEMGGAVSMEEDLEMERKFAKKLKVKKGKLGGPDDGMDELFADLGFGGDFGSDDETKAYDWNVADDTNLDKKKGKKKNKKAKKDDTEMEEQDDIGEENGRKKKKKKKMKKDVTETEELVDVGEENGHKRKKKKMKDDLEMDEPDDEGVDMDEENDGAVLESEDGEPNVVELPTESKGKYVPPSLRNASNSESEEIAQMRRRVRGLLNRLSESNVESITQEIATLFRSVPRSVGSQIIGDEVLASCSRGPRGNEQYAAVFAAFVAGMACLVGIDFSAKILSSIAKSFEDEYSKEDGLSLRNLTLLFCYLCIFGVISSDLVYDLLSILSKRLTELDVSTVLTILQCCGMKLRGDDPGAMKDFVLSIQNSVNQLKLHSGVREDGKTDIRSRRMEFMLETICDIKNNKKRPKEDPSHHTRIKKWLQKLKAEDVLLRGLTWSRLLDPDKKGQWWLSGDVPSTVANIEDVAAVISKDVAETQKLLQLAAAQRMNTDIRRAIFCIIMSAEDYVDAFEKLLRLGLSGKQDREIIRVIVDCCLHEKMFNKYYTVLASKLCNHEKNHKFSLQCCIWDHFKELDKMEPSRSMNLAKLVAEMLSNFTLSLATLKVVNLANPVEMTPARISHFQMLFETLLQKDDARVWNVFTRVAGLPELEILRDGIVLFIKQHVIAEDTGKDLASKFKIAKKALDNTAGVLM; translated from the exons GTCCAATTGAGTCTTCGTCAGGACCACTTAGAGCAATCATGGCGG GGAAATCAGAGCAGAAGTCTCGGAAAGAGAGGCGGAAAGAGGCGAGATCAGAGAAGCACAAGCTGCGGTTTCTCTCTTGGGTTGAGCATCAG GGTGGCAAAAAGAAGAAGCCAGCAATGCCAGTAGTAGAGCCAAGTCCAGTTGAGGGTAAGAAGCCAAAGAAAGAGCCTGAtggcatgaagaagaagaagagaaagaggGAAGCAGAGGGTAAGCAGAAGCCCAAGTCCAACTTCCAGGAATATCTTGAGATGGAGATGGGTGGAGCTGTGAGCATGGAGGAGGATCTAGAGATGGAGAGGAAGTTTGCGAAAAAGCTCAAGGTGAAGAAAGGAAAGTTGGGAGGTCCGGATGATGGTATGGATGAACTTTTTGCTGACCTTGGATTTGGTGGCGACTTTGGTTCAGATGATGAAACAAAAGCATATGATTGGAATGTGGCGGATGACACTAATTTAGACAAGAAAAAAggtaaaaagaaaaataagaaggcGAAGAAGGATGACACAGAGATGGAGGAACAAGATGACATTGGTGAAGAGAATGGtcggaaaaagaagaagaagaagaaaatgaagaAGGATGTTACGGAGACGGAGGAACTGGTTGATGTAGGTGAAGAGAACGGTCATaaaaggaaaaagaagaagatgaaggatgACTTAGAGATGGACGAAccagatgatgaaggtgttgacaTGGATGAAGAGAATGATGGAGCAGTTCTGGAATCTGAGGATGGAGAGCCTAATGTGGTTGAACTGCCCACAGAATCAAAAGGGAAGTATGTACCTCCGAGTTTGCGTAATGCTTCCAATTCAGAATCAGAAGAAATTGCCCAGATGCGTCGCAGAGTAAGAG GACTTCTGAACAGACTTTCAGAGTCAAACGTGGAGTCCATTACTCAGGAAATTGCCACGCTTTTTCGA TCTGTTCCACGAAGTGTTGGCTCTCAGATAATTGGGGATGAAGTTTTGGCTAGTTGTTCCCGAGGACCTCGTGGCAATGAGCA ATATGCTGCTGTGTTTGCAGCCTTTGTTGCAGGCATGGCATGCTTGGTTGGTATTGACTTCAGTGCCAAGATCCTTTCCTCTATTGCTAAGTCATTTGAG GACGAGTACTCAAAAGAAGATGGTCTATCTCTGAGAAATCTTACCTTACTCTTCTGCTATTTGTGCATATTTGGTGTCATCTCAAG CGATCTTGTGTATGATCTTCTGTCGATTCTGAGCAAGCGCTTGACAGAGCTGGATGTCTCTACGGTGTTGACCATCCTACAGT GCTGTGGAATGAAGCTGCGGGGAGATGATCCAGGTGCTATGAAAGATTTTGTCCTTAGTATTCAGAACTCTGTGAATCAGCTTAAATTGCACTCTGGTGTTCGAGAAGATGGGAAGACTGATATACGGAGCAGAAGA ATGGAATTTATGCTCGAGACCATATGTGACATTAAGAACAATAAGAAAAGGCCTAAAGAGGATCCTTCACACCATACCCGAATAAAAAAGTGGCTTCAAAAG CTTAAGGCAGAAGATGTCCTCTTGCGTGGGTTAACATGGAGTAGGCTTTTGGACCCTGATAAGAAAGGGCAATGGTGGTTGTCTGGGGATGTTCCATCCACAGTAGCTAATATCGAAGATGTTGCAGCTGTTATAAGCAAGGACGTTGCAGAGACACAAAAACTTCTTCAGCTTGCAGCTGCTCAGCGGATGAACACTGACATACGAAGAGCAATCTTTTGTATTATAATGAGTGCCGAAGACTATGTAGATGCTTTTGAGAAGCTCTTGAGGCTGGGCCTTTCTGGGAAGCAG GACCGAGAAATTATAAGGGTCATTGTTGACTGTTGTCTGCATGAGAAGATGTTCAATAAGTACTACACAGTCCTTGCTTCCAAGCTATGCAACCATGAGAAAAATCACAAGTTCAGCTTGCAG TGCTGCATCTGGGACCATTTTAAGGAGCTAGATAAAATGGAGCCAAGTCGGTCCATGAACCTTGCGAAACTAGTTGCAGAGATGCTGTCGAACTTCACGCTCTCCCTCGCAACTCTGAAGGTTGTTAACCTGGCCAACCCAGTGGAGATGACTCCAGCAAGGATCTCACATTTCCAGATGCTGTTTGAGACCTTACTACAGAAAGATGACGCACGGGTGTGGAATGTCTTTACTCGCGTCGCTGGTCTTCCAGAGCTCGAGATATTGAGGGATGGCATTGTGCTGTTCATCAAGCAGCATGTGATCGCTGAGGACACCGGGAAGGACTTGGCTAGCAAATTCAAGATTGCAAAGAAGGCGCTTGACAATACTGCTGGAGTTCTGATGTAA
- the LOC136511604 gene encoding uncharacterized protein isoform X3, with the protein MANYLAQFQTIKSTCDRIVIAGPIESSSGPLRAIMAGKSEQKSRKERRKEARSEKHKLRFLSWVEHQGGKKKKPAMPVVEPSPVEGKKPKKEPDGMKKKKRKREAEGKQKPKSNFQEYLEMEMGGAVSMEEDLEMERKFAKKLKVKKGKLGGPDDGMDELFADLGFGGDFGSDDETKAYDWNVADDTNLDKKKGKKKNKKAKKDDTEMEEQDDIGEENGRKKKKKKKMKKDVTETEELVDVGEENGHKRKKKKMKDDLEMDEPDDEGVDMDEENDGAVLESEDGEPNVVELPTESKGKYVPPSLRNASNSESEEIAQMRRRVRGLLNRLSESNVESITQEIATLFRSVPRSVGSQIIGDEVLASCSRGPRGNEQYAAVFAAFVAGMACLVGIDFSAKILSSIAKSFEDEYSKEDGLSLRNLTLLFCYLCIFGVISSDLVYDLLSILSKRLTELDVSTVLTILQCCGMKLRGDDPGAMKDFVLSIQNSVNQLKLHSGVREDGKTDIRSRRMEFMLETICDIKNNKKRPKEDPSHHTRIKKWLQKLKAEDVLLRGLTWSRLLDPDKKGQWWLSGDVPSTVANIEDVAAVISKDVAETQKLLQLAAAQRMNTDIRRAIFCIIMSAEDYVDAFEKLLRLGLSGKQACINVPED; encoded by the exons GTCCAATTGAGTCTTCGTCAGGACCACTTAGAGCAATCATGGCGG GGAAATCAGAGCAGAAGTCTCGGAAAGAGAGGCGGAAAGAGGCGAGATCAGAGAAGCACAAGCTGCGGTTTCTCTCTTGGGTTGAGCATCAG GGTGGCAAAAAGAAGAAGCCAGCAATGCCAGTAGTAGAGCCAAGTCCAGTTGAGGGTAAGAAGCCAAAGAAAGAGCCTGAtggcatgaagaagaagaagagaaagaggGAAGCAGAGGGTAAGCAGAAGCCCAAGTCCAACTTCCAGGAATATCTTGAGATGGAGATGGGTGGAGCTGTGAGCATGGAGGAGGATCTAGAGATGGAGAGGAAGTTTGCGAAAAAGCTCAAGGTGAAGAAAGGAAAGTTGGGAGGTCCGGATGATGGTATGGATGAACTTTTTGCTGACCTTGGATTTGGTGGCGACTTTGGTTCAGATGATGAAACAAAAGCATATGATTGGAATGTGGCGGATGACACTAATTTAGACAAGAAAAAAggtaaaaagaaaaataagaaggcGAAGAAGGATGACACAGAGATGGAGGAACAAGATGACATTGGTGAAGAGAATGGtcggaaaaagaagaagaagaagaaaatgaagaAGGATGTTACGGAGACGGAGGAACTGGTTGATGTAGGTGAAGAGAACGGTCATaaaaggaaaaagaagaagatgaaggatgACTTAGAGATGGACGAAccagatgatgaaggtgttgacaTGGATGAAGAGAATGATGGAGCAGTTCTGGAATCTGAGGATGGAGAGCCTAATGTGGTTGAACTGCCCACAGAATCAAAAGGGAAGTATGTACCTCCGAGTTTGCGTAATGCTTCCAATTCAGAATCAGAAGAAATTGCCCAGATGCGTCGCAGAGTAAGAG GACTTCTGAACAGACTTTCAGAGTCAAACGTGGAGTCCATTACTCAGGAAATTGCCACGCTTTTTCGA TCTGTTCCACGAAGTGTTGGCTCTCAGATAATTGGGGATGAAGTTTTGGCTAGTTGTTCCCGAGGACCTCGTGGCAATGAGCA ATATGCTGCTGTGTTTGCAGCCTTTGTTGCAGGCATGGCATGCTTGGTTGGTATTGACTTCAGTGCCAAGATCCTTTCCTCTATTGCTAAGTCATTTGAG GACGAGTACTCAAAAGAAGATGGTCTATCTCTGAGAAATCTTACCTTACTCTTCTGCTATTTGTGCATATTTGGTGTCATCTCAAG CGATCTTGTGTATGATCTTCTGTCGATTCTGAGCAAGCGCTTGACAGAGCTGGATGTCTCTACGGTGTTGACCATCCTACAGT GCTGTGGAATGAAGCTGCGGGGAGATGATCCAGGTGCTATGAAAGATTTTGTCCTTAGTATTCAGAACTCTGTGAATCAGCTTAAATTGCACTCTGGTGTTCGAGAAGATGGGAAGACTGATATACGGAGCAGAAGA ATGGAATTTATGCTCGAGACCATATGTGACATTAAGAACAATAAGAAAAGGCCTAAAGAGGATCCTTCACACCATACCCGAATAAAAAAGTGGCTTCAAAAG CTTAAGGCAGAAGATGTCCTCTTGCGTGGGTTAACATGGAGTAGGCTTTTGGACCCTGATAAGAAAGGGCAATGGTGGTTGTCTGGGGATGTTCCATCCACAGTAGCTAATATCGAAGATGTTGCAGCTGTTATAAGCAAGGACGTTGCAGAGACACAAAAACTTCTTCAGCTTGCAGCTGCTCAGCGGATGAACACTGACATACGAAGAGCAATCTTTTGTATTATAATGAGTGCCGAAGACTATGTAGATGCTTTTGAGAAGCTCTTGAGGCTGGGCCTTTCTGGGAAGCAGGCATGCATCAATGTTCCCGAAGATTAG
- the LOC136511604 gene encoding uncharacterized protein isoform X2, translated as MAGKSEQKSRKERRKEARSEKHKLRFLSWVEHQGGKKKKPAMPVVEPSPVEGKKPKKEPDGMKKKKRKREAEGKQKPKSNFQEYLEMEMGGAVSMEEDLEMERKFAKKLKVKKGKLGGPDDGMDELFADLGFGGDFGSDDETKAYDWNVADDTNLDKKKGKKKNKKAKKDDTEMEEQDDIGEENGRKKKKKKKMKKDVTETEELVDVGEENGHKRKKKKMKDDLEMDEPDDEGVDMDEENDGAVLESEDGEPNVVELPTESKGKYVPPSLRNASNSESEEIAQMRRRVRGLLNRLSESNVESITQEIATLFRSVPRSVGSQIIGDEVLASCSRGPRGNEQYAAVFAAFVAGMACLVGIDFSAKILSSIAKSFEDEYSKEDGLSLRNLTLLFCYLCIFGVISSDLVYDLLSILSKRLTELDVSTVLTILQCCGMKLRGDDPGAMKDFVLSIQNSVNQLKLHSGVREDGKTDIRSRRMEFMLETICDIKNNKKRPKEDPSHHTRIKKWLQKLKAEDVLLRGLTWSRLLDPDKKGQWWLSGDVPSTVANIEDVAAVISKDVAETQKLLQLAAAQRMNTDIRRAIFCIIMSAEDYVDAFEKLLRLGLSGKQDREIIRVIVDCCLHEKMFNKYYTVLASKLCNHEKNHKFSLQCCIWDHFKELDKMEPSRSMNLAKLVAEMLSNFTLSLATLKVVNLANPVEMTPARISHFQMLFETLLQKDDARVWNVFTRVAGLPELEILRDGIVLFIKQHVIAEDTGKDLASKFKIAKKALDNTAGVLM; from the exons ATGGCGG GGAAATCAGAGCAGAAGTCTCGGAAAGAGAGGCGGAAAGAGGCGAGATCAGAGAAGCACAAGCTGCGGTTTCTCTCTTGGGTTGAGCATCAG GGTGGCAAAAAGAAGAAGCCAGCAATGCCAGTAGTAGAGCCAAGTCCAGTTGAGGGTAAGAAGCCAAAGAAAGAGCCTGAtggcatgaagaagaagaagagaaagaggGAAGCAGAGGGTAAGCAGAAGCCCAAGTCCAACTTCCAGGAATATCTTGAGATGGAGATGGGTGGAGCTGTGAGCATGGAGGAGGATCTAGAGATGGAGAGGAAGTTTGCGAAAAAGCTCAAGGTGAAGAAAGGAAAGTTGGGAGGTCCGGATGATGGTATGGATGAACTTTTTGCTGACCTTGGATTTGGTGGCGACTTTGGTTCAGATGATGAAACAAAAGCATATGATTGGAATGTGGCGGATGACACTAATTTAGACAAGAAAAAAggtaaaaagaaaaataagaaggcGAAGAAGGATGACACAGAGATGGAGGAACAAGATGACATTGGTGAAGAGAATGGtcggaaaaagaagaagaagaagaaaatgaagaAGGATGTTACGGAGACGGAGGAACTGGTTGATGTAGGTGAAGAGAACGGTCATaaaaggaaaaagaagaagatgaaggatgACTTAGAGATGGACGAAccagatgatgaaggtgttgacaTGGATGAAGAGAATGATGGAGCAGTTCTGGAATCTGAGGATGGAGAGCCTAATGTGGTTGAACTGCCCACAGAATCAAAAGGGAAGTATGTACCTCCGAGTTTGCGTAATGCTTCCAATTCAGAATCAGAAGAAATTGCCCAGATGCGTCGCAGAGTAAGAG GACTTCTGAACAGACTTTCAGAGTCAAACGTGGAGTCCATTACTCAGGAAATTGCCACGCTTTTTCGA TCTGTTCCACGAAGTGTTGGCTCTCAGATAATTGGGGATGAAGTTTTGGCTAGTTGTTCCCGAGGACCTCGTGGCAATGAGCA ATATGCTGCTGTGTTTGCAGCCTTTGTTGCAGGCATGGCATGCTTGGTTGGTATTGACTTCAGTGCCAAGATCCTTTCCTCTATTGCTAAGTCATTTGAG GACGAGTACTCAAAAGAAGATGGTCTATCTCTGAGAAATCTTACCTTACTCTTCTGCTATTTGTGCATATTTGGTGTCATCTCAAG CGATCTTGTGTATGATCTTCTGTCGATTCTGAGCAAGCGCTTGACAGAGCTGGATGTCTCTACGGTGTTGACCATCCTACAGT GCTGTGGAATGAAGCTGCGGGGAGATGATCCAGGTGCTATGAAAGATTTTGTCCTTAGTATTCAGAACTCTGTGAATCAGCTTAAATTGCACTCTGGTGTTCGAGAAGATGGGAAGACTGATATACGGAGCAGAAGA ATGGAATTTATGCTCGAGACCATATGTGACATTAAGAACAATAAGAAAAGGCCTAAAGAGGATCCTTCACACCATACCCGAATAAAAAAGTGGCTTCAAAAG CTTAAGGCAGAAGATGTCCTCTTGCGTGGGTTAACATGGAGTAGGCTTTTGGACCCTGATAAGAAAGGGCAATGGTGGTTGTCTGGGGATGTTCCATCCACAGTAGCTAATATCGAAGATGTTGCAGCTGTTATAAGCAAGGACGTTGCAGAGACACAAAAACTTCTTCAGCTTGCAGCTGCTCAGCGGATGAACACTGACATACGAAGAGCAATCTTTTGTATTATAATGAGTGCCGAAGACTATGTAGATGCTTTTGAGAAGCTCTTGAGGCTGGGCCTTTCTGGGAAGCAG GACCGAGAAATTATAAGGGTCATTGTTGACTGTTGTCTGCATGAGAAGATGTTCAATAAGTACTACACAGTCCTTGCTTCCAAGCTATGCAACCATGAGAAAAATCACAAGTTCAGCTTGCAG TGCTGCATCTGGGACCATTTTAAGGAGCTAGATAAAATGGAGCCAAGTCGGTCCATGAACCTTGCGAAACTAGTTGCAGAGATGCTGTCGAACTTCACGCTCTCCCTCGCAACTCTGAAGGTTGTTAACCTGGCCAACCCAGTGGAGATGACTCCAGCAAGGATCTCACATTTCCAGATGCTGTTTGAGACCTTACTACAGAAAGATGACGCACGGGTGTGGAATGTCTTTACTCGCGTCGCTGGTCTTCCAGAGCTCGAGATATTGAGGGATGGCATTGTGCTGTTCATCAAGCAGCATGTGATCGCTGAGGACACCGGGAAGGACTTGGCTAGCAAATTCAAGATTGCAAAGAAGGCGCTTGACAATACTGCTGGAGTTCTGATGTAA